In the genome of Patescibacteria group bacterium, one region contains:
- the atpE gene encoding ATP synthase F0 subunit C, with product MDPASIQNIAVAAIIIGGTFAPAIAIGWIGSKGVSAIGRNPDAAPKVQTAMILSIAFAEAIAIYALVIALIVKFV from the coding sequence ATGGATCCAGCATCAATTCAAAATATCGCAGTCGCAGCCATTATTATCGGAGGAACTTTTGCTCCAGCAATAGCTATTGGATGGATTGGAAGTAAAGGAGTGTCAGCAATTGGACGAAATCCAGATGCAGCACCAAAGGTACAAACAGCCATGATCCTTTCAATTGCATTTGCCGAAGCTATTGCAATTTACGCATTGGTTATTGCTCTTATCGTTAAATTCGTCTAA
- the atpB gene encoding F0F1 ATP synthase subunit A: protein MLHIQIGAEKLFSIGSFAITNTLLMTWIVALFIIILSQVAVRRMQLVPLGVQNAVEWGVESLLGFMEKILHSRDKAIKYFPLIATIFTLILFSNWFGILPGVGSIGLHQVHDGHEVFAPLLRSVASDLNFTLAIAIIAVVMTNVFGIIALGFKSHASKFFNFSSPINFFVGILELIGEFAKLISYSFRLFGNIFAGEVLLIITGFLVPYFVPVPFLILEIFVGFVQALVFATLTLVFISIAVEHHS, encoded by the coding sequence ATGCTTCATATTCAGATTGGTGCTGAAAAACTGTTCTCAATTGGCTCTTTTGCCATAACGAATACTCTCCTTATGACCTGGATTGTGGCTCTATTTATCATTATTTTGAGCCAAGTGGCCGTACGACGGATGCAGCTTGTACCTTTGGGAGTGCAAAATGCTGTGGAATGGGGAGTTGAAAGTCTGCTCGGTTTCATGGAAAAGATCCTCCATTCTCGAGATAAGGCAATAAAGTATTTTCCCCTAATTGCTACTATATTCACGCTTATTCTGTTTTCAAACTGGTTTGGAATTCTCCCTGGCGTGGGCTCTATTGGGCTCCATCAAGTGCATGACGGACATGAGGTTTTTGCCCCTTTGCTACGCTCAGTAGCAAGCGACCTCAACTTTACACTGGCTATTGCTATCATTGCAGTAGTCATGACAAATGTGTTTGGTATTATCGCTTTGGGCTTTAAATCGCATGCTTCAAAATTTTTCAATTTTTCAAGCCCAATCAATTTCTTTGTTGGAATTCTTGAGTTGATAGGGGAATTTGCCAAGCTCATATCGTATTCATTTCGATTGTTTGGAAACATATTTGCAGGAGAAGTATTGCTCATTATCACGGGATTTTTGGTGCCCTATTTTGTACCAGTACCATTTTTGATCCTTGAAATATTTGTTGGTTTTGTACAGGCGTTGGTCTTTGCAACCTTGACGTTGGTCTTTATTTCCATTGCGGTAGAGCATCACTCATAA
- a CDS encoding KGG domain-containing protein has protein sequence MTTFFATEDRGFASMNPEKQREIASRGGKAAHQAGTAHEFTSEEARAAGRKGGQAVSRNREHMAAIGRKGGENSHSGRGESTA, from the coding sequence ATGACAACATTTTTTGCAACTGAAGATCGAGGATTCGCAAGTATGAATCCTGAGAAGCAGCGCGAAATCGCTTCACGAGGAGGCAAAGCAGCACATCAAGCTGGTACTGCCCATGAATTCACATCTGAAGAAGCACGAGCTGCTGGCCGCAAAGGTGGTCAAGCCGTAAGCCGAAATCGAGAACACATGGCAGCTATTGGCCGCAAGGGTGGAGAAAATTCACACAGCGGACGTGGCGAATCAACCGCGTAA
- the glmS gene encoding glutamine--fructose-6-phosphate transaminase (isomerizing), protein MCGIYAYTGKQQALPILVDGLTSLEYRGYDSAGIYIPTAGAIKSVGAVENLRAKITKDFTGTSGIAHLRWATHGEPTKINAHPHHDCDSKIWVVHNGIVENFQELKAHLSKKGHTFLSETDTEVIAHLIEEHARSEKDFTKAVINALNDIKGTYGLTVASEAHPEMIIAARMGAPVVLGVGDKEYFVASDPSPILKHTKRVLYLQDGEVAVLTPDMYSICTLEQNSVERNLETIEWAVEEIQKNGYEHFMLKEIMEGPEVVKNTLRGRLLLDQGTAKLGGLESVQHELKSIKRIIIVGCGTAYYAGLVGEYMLEEYAGIPVEVEVGSEFRYRHPHIEPGTVLIAVSQSGETADTLEAIREAKRQGALTLGIVNTVGSTIARETDAGVYNHAGPEIGVASTKAFISQLTALILLTLYIGRMRTMSLEQGMEIVKELQNLPDKIAQILKDHSKLEKLAETYSSHRDFLYVGRKLQFPIALEGALKLKEVSYIHAEGYGAGEMKHGPLAMIDENFPTLAICLDDSVYEKMISNVQEIRARKGRVLAIATEGNQKLATLVQDIFFVPKAHEIVSPILSIVPLQLFAYYIAKAKELNVDRPRNLAKSVTVE, encoded by the coding sequence ATGTGTGGAATATACGCGTACACAGGAAAACAACAAGCTCTACCAATTCTTGTTGATGGATTAACTTCTTTAGAATATCGAGGATATGATTCTGCTGGTATTTATATTCCAACAGCTGGAGCAATAAAATCAGTAGGTGCTGTTGAAAATTTGAGAGCAAAAATTACTAAGGATTTTACTGGGACTAGTGGTATTGCACATTTGCGATGGGCGACACATGGTGAGCCTACTAAAATAAATGCGCATCCTCATCATGATTGCGATTCAAAAATTTGGGTGGTACACAATGGTATCGTTGAGAATTTTCAAGAATTAAAAGCACATCTTAGTAAAAAAGGACATACGTTTCTATCTGAAACTGATACAGAAGTTATAGCCCACCTTATTGAAGAACATGCCCGTAGCGAAAAAGATTTTACAAAGGCTGTGATAAACGCACTCAATGATATTAAGGGCACCTATGGTCTTACGGTGGCTTCAGAAGCACATCCTGAGATGATTATTGCTGCGCGAATGGGAGCACCCGTCGTACTTGGAGTGGGAGATAAAGAATACTTTGTAGCATCAGATCCATCACCAATTTTAAAGCATACTAAACGAGTGCTTTATTTGCAGGATGGGGAAGTGGCCGTACTTACTCCTGATATGTATAGCATCTGCACATTAGAACAAAACAGTGTGGAGAGAAATCTAGAAACTATTGAGTGGGCAGTAGAAGAAATTCAGAAAAATGGTTACGAGCATTTCATGTTGAAAGAAATTATGGAAGGTCCTGAAGTTGTGAAGAATACCCTTCGAGGACGATTGCTTCTTGATCAAGGCACAGCAAAGCTTGGTGGCCTTGAGTCTGTGCAACATGAACTAAAATCTATAAAAAGAATTATTATTGTAGGATGTGGTACTGCATATTATGCAGGTCTTGTAGGTGAATATATGCTTGAAGAATATGCAGGAATTCCTGTGGAAGTAGAAGTGGGTTCAGAATTTAGATACCGGCATCCGCACATAGAGCCGGGTACTGTACTTATTGCTGTATCACAATCTGGTGAAACCGCAGATACGTTAGAAGCAATTCGTGAAGCAAAACGACAAGGTGCGCTTACTCTGGGAATTGTAAATACTGTTGGATCTACTATTGCACGAGAAACAGATGCCGGAGTCTACAATCATGCAGGCCCAGAGATTGGAGTGGCTTCAACAAAAGCATTCATTTCTCAGCTCACTGCATTAATTTTACTTACACTTTATATTGGACGAATGCGTACTATGTCTCTTGAGCAGGGTATGGAAATAGTAAAAGAGCTGCAAAACCTTCCAGATAAAATTGCGCAGATTTTGAAGGATCATTCAAAGCTTGAAAAGCTTGCTGAAACATATAGTAGTCATAGGGACTTTTTGTACGTTGGTAGAAAACTTCAGTTTCCGATTGCCCTTGAAGGTGCACTTAAGTTGAAAGAAGTTTCATACATTCATGCAGAAGGATATGGAGCAGGAGAAATGAAGCATGGGCCACTTGCTATGATTGATGAAAATTTCCCAACATTAGCGATTTGCCTTGATGATAGTGTGTATGAAAAAATGATTTCTAATGTTCAGGAAATACGAGCACGAAAGGGGAGAGTGCTTGCTATTGCAACTGAAGGAAATCAAAAACTGGCAACTCTCGTGCAAGATATCTTTTTTGTGCCAAAAGCTCATGAAATAGTTTCGCCAATTCTTTCTATAGTACCATTACAGCTGTTTGCGTATTACATAGCAAAAGCAAAAGAGTTAAATGTGGATCGGCCTCGTAATTTAGCAAAATCTGTAACAGTTGAATAA
- a CDS encoding RNA polymerase sigma factor yields MEPPLKTDAEWLALSIDHPSAFGVLVNRYQKEFLAKVTFMLKNKVEAEDIVQEAFVKIYINAKKFKVMEGASFKSWAYKILLNTCYTHCLKQKREKQFLNSMAGEDLDLFSAQDEFEKKMDLDRVLMVISKIPQALGRILTLNIVQGKSYEDIAVEEKVSEGAIRTRIHRAKNEFKKVSKLYAE; encoded by the coding sequence ATGGAACCGCCACTAAAAACAGATGCAGAATGGCTTGCGTTGTCGATTGACCATCCATCGGCTTTTGGTGTGCTTGTAAACCGCTACCAGAAAGAGTTCTTGGCAAAGGTGACCTTTATGCTCAAGAACAAAGTAGAGGCTGAGGACATCGTCCAGGAGGCCTTTGTGAAGATCTATATAAATGCCAAGAAGTTTAAAGTCATGGAAGGCGCGAGCTTTAAATCATGGGCATACAAAATTTTGCTCAATACATGCTACACGCATTGTCTCAAGCAAAAAAGAGAAAAGCAGTTTTTAAATAGTATGGCAGGTGAGGATCTTGATTTATTTAGTGCCCAGGATGAATTTGAAAAGAAGATGGACCTCGATCGAGTGCTTATGGTCATTTCGAAAATTCCTCAGGCGTTGGGTAGAATTCTCACACTTAATATTGTGCAGGGTAAAAGCTATGAAGATATAGCAGTAGAAGAAAAGGTAAGTGAAGGTGCAATTCGCACACGAATACACCGAGCAAAAAATGAGTTTAAAAAAGTATCAAAATTATATGCAGAATAA
- a CDS encoding 2OG-Fe(II) oxygenase family protein → MKKVDVNFGRTGFVKLTYPKVLREAVVKAMESWKGFCDLPLDVKMSLPYSNGADGVGYEFKPGEGLTDDRKENFDVTIAGQDWLRDRTELLRDSGTLDFVTDSVQLVRLMKPLIMRFADAVEEQYGISGFAEEVDASEAKFFVRFIHYLPDERTDEDAVKPGDPTATAHVDQSGFTLHLFESAPGLQCLWEDHETAEPEWMDMPVHKGTTVIIPAMQLQLRSEGKLTALAHRVVATKKTAKTGRYSAVCFVQLKNTPKYDKERCGRLQLKKPGFNYGMKPKTFAKLFK, encoded by the coding sequence ATGAAGAAGGTAGACGTTAACTTTGGTAGGACTGGGTTTGTGAAGCTCACGTATCCCAAAGTTTTGCGAGAAGCTGTGGTGAAGGCAATGGAGTCATGGAAGGGATTCTGTGACTTGCCGTTGGATGTGAAGATGAGTCTTCCATACAGCAATGGTGCTGATGGAGTGGGATACGAGTTTAAGCCGGGGGAAGGACTCACAGATGATCGGAAGGAGAACTTCGATGTAACGATTGCTGGCCAAGACTGGCTTCGCGATCGCACCGAACTTCTCCGAGATTCGGGAACACTCGACTTTGTCACTGACTCGGTTCAGCTCGTGCGTCTCATGAAGCCTCTCATTATGAGATTTGCAGATGCTGTGGAGGAGCAGTATGGAATCTCAGGATTCGCTGAAGAGGTGGATGCAAGCGAGGCGAAGTTTTTCGTTCGGTTCATTCATTATTTACCTGATGAGAGAACGGATGAAGACGCTGTAAAACCAGGCGATCCAACTGCCACGGCTCATGTGGATCAGAGTGGCTTCACCTTGCACCTTTTTGAAAGTGCCCCCGGACTCCAGTGCTTGTGGGAAGATCATGAGACTGCAGAGCCGGAGTGGATGGATATGCCAGTGCACAAAGGCACAACTGTCATCATTCCTGCAATGCAGTTGCAGCTGCGATCAGAAGGGAAGCTTACAGCACTTGCGCACCGAGTTGTTGCTACAAAGAAAACAGCAAAAACCGGCCGCTACTCTGCAGTATGCTTCGTGCAGTTGAAGAACACACCAAAGTACGACAAGGAAAGGTGTGGGCGATTGCAGCTGAAAAAGCCAGGGTTCAACTACGGCATGAAGCCGAAGACCTTCGCCAAACTCTTCAAGTAG
- a CDS encoding NUDIX hydrolase — MTTQFSPIQNNILSKLKNAKSLRYSELQDHSIPNDLFNYHLQFLVKKGLLLKSEEGYSLSDTGIKHVADPIPVATFNSITSLFKINVITIVSRVVDGKLEILNQLRKSNPSYGKIGVMGGVVLKGELMEAAATRKLKAETGLEAEFKTVASERRIMYKEGDLFSDVVFPIAYADSYSGELTNTEFGENMWLSIDESLKHQLSDSYDCIDSITKVLEAIKDGSIKTLPFFYTEVIKTDE; from the coding sequence ATGACAACTCAATTTTCTCCCATTCAAAATAACATCCTTTCGAAGTTAAAGAATGCCAAATCACTTAGGTATAGTGAACTACAAGATCATTCTATTCCAAATGATTTATTCAATTATCATCTACAGTTTTTAGTAAAGAAAGGTCTGCTCTTAAAATCAGAAGAAGGGTACTCATTATCTGATACAGGTATTAAACATGTTGCAGATCCGATTCCTGTAGCTACTTTTAATTCTATTACAAGTCTTTTTAAGATAAATGTTATTACTATTGTTTCAAGAGTTGTAGATGGAAAGCTTGAAATTTTAAATCAACTTCGAAAATCAAATCCTTCATATGGAAAAATTGGTGTGATGGGAGGAGTCGTACTAAAAGGCGAACTTATGGAAGCAGCTGCTACTCGAAAATTAAAAGCAGAAACAGGTCTTGAGGCAGAATTTAAAACAGTAGCATCTGAACGCAGAATTATGTATAAGGAAGGCGATCTCTTTTCTGATGTCGTATTTCCAATAGCATATGCAGATTCATACTCCGGAGAATTAACTAATACAGAATTTGGTGAAAATATGTGGCTTTCAATTGATGAATCTCTCAAACATCAGTTGTCTGATTCATATGACTGCATTGATTCTATAACTAAAGTATTAGAAGCAATTAAAGATGGTTCGATTAAAACCTTGCCATTTTTCTATACAGAAGTAATTAAAACTGACGAGTAA
- a CDS encoding HD domain-containing protein produces MSNLQNILKFVEFTNEFRRIERGVHLLHEKRGENDSEHCFQLAVVAWYIISSHKLDLDIQKVVMYALVHDLIEVYSGDTPVFNSTQEYFESKEEREANALEQIKLTFSESPDMWEKISQYEKRQDEESVFVYCLDKLLPYFVTYLDRGYSWRKNKMTLEDIIEKKSSKIAKSPLLKKYFDELNEIVRKNEKEYFG; encoded by the coding sequence ATGAGCAATCTCCAGAATATCTTAAAGTTTGTTGAATTTACTAATGAATTTAGGAGGATAGAACGAGGGGTTCATCTTTTGCATGAGAAAAGAGGTGAGAATGATTCTGAACATTGTTTTCAGCTTGCTGTGGTTGCTTGGTATATTATTTCTAGTCACAAACTAGATCTCGATATTCAAAAAGTTGTAATGTATGCCCTCGTACATGATTTAATTGAAGTCTATTCAGGTGATACTCCTGTGTTTAACTCAACCCAGGAGTATTTTGAGTCAAAGGAGGAAAGGGAAGCAAATGCTCTGGAACAAATTAAGCTTACATTCTCAGAATCTCCTGACATGTGGGAAAAAATTTCTCAGTATGAAAAAAGACAAGATGAAGAAAGTGTCTTTGTATATTGTCTTGATAAATTACTCCCATATTTTGTAACATATCTTGATAGAGGATATTCTTGGCGAAAAAACAAAATGACTCTAGAAGACATTATTGAGAAGAAATCATCAAAAATAGCAAAGTCACCACTTCTCAAAAAGTATTTTGATGAACTTAATGAGATCGTTAGGAAAAACGAGAAAGAGTATTTTGGTTAA
- the secA gene encoding preprotein translocase subunit SecA, producing the protein MFGLKTLFGDENTRAVKPLMPIVEKINGLEETIKALTDEVLKAKTGEFKDRLAKGESLDDILPEAFAVVREASRRTLGQRHFDVQLIGGMLLHKKTIAEMKTGEGKTLVATLPTYLNALTGKGVHIVTVNDYLSRRDAVWMGQIHAFLGLSVGVINHDSSFLYDATQKETPEEEAVASFKIAYEFLRPSTRHEAYMADITYGTNNEFGFDYLRDNIEYDVKNLRQREFNYAIVDEIDSILIDEARTPLIISAPTVESENLYAVFADIAKKLKEGSDYEVDEKLRAITLTDDGISKAEQLLGVDNIYTEKGVKYVHHLETAVRAQALFKREKEYVVRDGEVIIVDEFTGRMQPGRRWSDGLHQAMEAKEGVAVQKETRTYASITFQNYFRLYKKLAGMTGTALTSKEEFRKVYGLDVVEVPTNKPIARIDRQDNIYQTEMGKFIAVAREIKKVHETGQPVLVGTVSIEKNELLSQFLSKEGIPHQVLNAKNHEKEGEIVALAGKKGGVTIATNMAGRGVDIKLGGPEATDAERDEIRSLGGLFVLGTERHEARRIDNQLRGRSGRQGDPGTTQFFVSLEDSLMRVFASDMIKGLIGRLGIADDEAIQNRIITRALETAQTKIEGFHFDSRKHTLEYDDVLNYQRKIIYERRRKVVLGQGEDLKALVEEILTFENANEETKKLIEEKKSLLGEEEFYRTVRRLLLQTIDLYWIDHLEAMEYLRSSVNLRAYGQRDPLIEYKRDGLRIFKDMEIAINDQVMSLLPTIGAGAFQAEEQKLREVQRQAQLIGGSDISVTAGTSGAVVMTGSDDEKGRNERVVVTKNGEEKEIKFKKLQQYLKEGWVEKK; encoded by the coding sequence ATGTTTGGATTAAAAACCCTCTTCGGAGATGAAAATACACGTGCGGTAAAGCCCTTGATGCCGATAGTAGAAAAGATTAATGGTTTAGAAGAAACTATTAAAGCCCTTACTGATGAGGTACTTAAGGCAAAGACTGGTGAATTTAAGGATCGACTGGCTAAAGGCGAATCATTAGATGACATTTTACCTGAAGCTTTTGCTGTTGTACGAGAGGCATCACGACGAACCTTGGGGCAAAGACATTTTGATGTTCAGCTCATTGGAGGTATGTTGTTGCACAAAAAGACTATTGCTGAAATGAAAACAGGAGAAGGAAAGACTCTTGTTGCTACACTACCGACATATCTCAATGCTCTTACGGGTAAAGGCGTGCATATTGTCACTGTGAACGATTACCTTTCACGACGAGATGCTGTGTGGATGGGACAAATCCATGCATTCTTAGGATTGAGTGTGGGAGTTATCAATCACGATTCTTCTTTCTTGTACGATGCTACACAAAAAGAAACTCCTGAAGAAGAAGCTGTTGCTTCATTTAAGATTGCTTACGAATTTCTCCGACCATCTACACGACATGAAGCATATATGGCGGATATTACCTACGGAACAAACAATGAGTTTGGATTTGATTATCTCCGAGACAATATTGAATACGATGTAAAGAATCTTCGTCAGCGAGAATTCAATTATGCTATTGTCGACGAAATTGACTCTATTCTTATCGATGAAGCACGAACTCCACTTATTATTTCTGCTCCAACCGTAGAATCAGAAAATCTTTATGCAGTATTTGCTGATATTGCAAAGAAGCTTAAAGAAGGAAGTGATTACGAAGTTGATGAAAAGCTTCGTGCTATAACTCTTACTGATGATGGAATCTCAAAAGCAGAGCAGCTTTTAGGTGTTGATAATATTTATACTGAGAAGGGAGTTAAGTATGTTCACCATCTAGAAACAGCAGTGCGTGCTCAAGCTCTCTTTAAACGAGAAAAAGAATATGTTGTTCGTGACGGAGAGGTTATCATCGTTGATGAATTTACCGGACGAATGCAGCCAGGACGACGATGGTCTGATGGTCTTCATCAGGCTATGGAGGCTAAAGAAGGTGTAGCTGTACAAAAAGAAACTCGAACCTACGCTTCTATCACATTCCAAAATTATTTCCGACTCTACAAGAAGCTTGCTGGTATGACTGGTACAGCGCTCACTTCAAAAGAAGAATTTAGAAAAGTATACGGACTTGATGTAGTTGAAGTGCCTACAAACAAACCAATTGCCCGAATTGATCGACAAGACAATATTTACCAAACAGAAATGGGTAAGTTTATTGCTGTTGCTCGAGAAATTAAAAAAGTTCATGAAACTGGTCAGCCTGTACTTGTGGGTACTGTATCTATTGAGAAGAACGAACTTCTTAGTCAGTTTTTGTCTAAAGAAGGAATTCCTCATCAAGTATTGAATGCGAAGAATCACGAAAAAGAAGGAGAGATTGTTGCTCTTGCTGGAAAGAAAGGAGGAGTAACCATTGCTACCAACATGGCCGGCCGAGGTGTCGACATTAAGCTTGGAGGTCCAGAAGCTACTGATGCTGAGCGAGATGAGATCCGAAGCCTTGGTGGCCTCTTTGTGCTTGGTACAGAGCGACATGAAGCTCGACGAATCGACAACCAGCTTCGAGGACGTTCTGGACGACAAGGAGATCCAGGAACAACTCAATTCTTTGTGTCTCTTGAAGATTCACTCATGAGAGTATTTGCTTCTGATATGATCAAGGGTCTCATTGGACGACTTGGCATCGCAGATGATGAAGCAATTCAAAACCGAATTATTACTCGAGCACTTGAAACAGCTCAAACTAAGATCGAAGGATTCCACTTTGATTCTCGAAAGCATACTTTGGAATACGATGATGTTCTCAACTACCAACGAAAGATTATCTATGAACGCCGACGAAAAGTTGTTCTTGGACAAGGTGAAGATCTCAAAGCTCTCGTTGAAGAAATCCTTACCTTCGAAAACGCAAACGAAGAAACTAAAAAGCTTATTGAAGAAAAGAAAAGTCTTCTTGGAGAAGAAGAGTTTTACCGAACCGTGCGACGATTATTGCTCCAGACTATCGATCTTTATTGGATCGATCACCTTGAAGCAATGGAATACCTCCGTTCATCAGTAAATCTTCGAGCATACGGCCAGCGAGATCCGCTTATTGAATACAAGCGAGATGGGTTGCGAATTTTTAAAGATATGGAAATTGCTATTAATGACCAAGTAATGTCATTGCTTCCAACTATTGGAGCAGGTGCATTTCAGGCAGAAGAACAAAAACTTCGAGAAGTTCAGCGACAAGCACAACTCATTGGAGGATCTGATATTTCTGTCACCGCAGGTACATCAGGAGCTGTTGTTATGACTGGCTCAGATGATGAAAAAGGCCGCAACGAACGAGTTGTTGTAACTAAGAATGGTGAAGAGAAAGAAATCAAATTCAAAAAACTCCAACAGTATCTAAAGGAAGGATGGGTAGAGAAGAAATAA
- the murB gene encoding UDP-N-acetylmuramate dehydrogenase, translating to MTIQENILLKEHTTFHIGGAATYFVEVSTIDELQKAVSFAKEKKLKIFILGGGSNVLVSDSGFEGLVIKIVIKGRELKELGEGKVEVVAGAGEEWDAFVGFVVDQNLFGLENLSYIPGSVGATPVQNIGAYGSEVKDTISWVEVFNSESNELEKFTNEQCKFAYRDSYFKKSEGKKYIIIRVAFLLSRNGKLSTDYKDVKDYIATNNIFDLTLQKVREIITAIRIKKLPDVKLIGTAGSFFKNPIVPIQHYKDLLELYPTMPHYVLDTETVKVPAAWILDNLCGFKGYRDGEVGVYQNQALVLVNFGGGNADQVAELAEKMIACVKEKTKIVLEKEVQYI from the coding sequence ATGACAATTCAAGAAAACATTCTGCTTAAAGAACATACAACTTTTCATATTGGAGGTGCCGCAACATATTTTGTTGAAGTTTCTACTATAGACGAACTACAAAAAGCAGTTTCTTTTGCTAAAGAAAAAAAACTTAAAATATTTATCCTTGGAGGAGGATCAAACGTTTTAGTATCAGATTCAGGATTCGAAGGACTTGTAATTAAAATTGTAATTAAGGGAAGAGAACTTAAAGAATTGGGTGAAGGAAAAGTAGAAGTTGTTGCAGGTGCTGGAGAAGAGTGGGACGCGTTTGTTGGTTTTGTTGTTGATCAAAATTTATTTGGTTTAGAAAATTTATCATACATACCTGGAAGTGTGGGAGCAACACCAGTTCAAAATATTGGCGCATATGGTAGTGAAGTGAAAGATACTATTTCTTGGGTTGAAGTTTTTAATTCTGAATCAAATGAGTTAGAAAAGTTTACTAATGAACAATGCAAGTTTGCATATCGTGATAGTTATTTTAAAAAGTCAGAAGGGAAAAAATATATAATCATTCGCGTTGCATTTTTACTTTCTAGAAATGGAAAATTAAGCACTGATTATAAAGATGTAAAGGATTATATAGCTACAAACAATATATTTGATCTCACATTACAGAAAGTTCGTGAAATAATTACAGCTATTCGAATTAAAAAACTTCCTGATGTAAAGCTTATAGGAACAGCGGGATCATTTTTTAAAAACCCGATAGTTCCAATTCAGCACTATAAAGATTTGCTAGAACTCTATCCTACAATGCCACATTACGTCTTAGATACTGAGACTGTTAAAGTGCCAGCTGCTTGGATTTTAGATAACCTTTGCGGCTTTAAAGGCTATCGTGATGGGGAAGTAGGAGTGTATCAAAATCAAGCATTAGTGCTTGTTAATTTTGGAGGTGGGAATGCAGATCAAGTTGCAGAACTTGCTGAAAAGATGATTGCTTGTGTAAAAGAAAAAACAAAAATAGTTTTAGAAAAAGAAGTGCAGTATATATAA